The genome window agcacacacacacacacacacacaaatgccAGCACACATAGCAATAAAGAATCCCTCTTGAAACtaagaaaacattaaaaaagtagtattagcatacaaataaaagaaaaagaataaatCTTGAAGctcaaaaaacacaaacaagtgAACCATCATACAAGTTACAAAAATACTCAATCTCAAAACTAAAGAAACACAAAGAAGTAAACCATCATACAATTAACAAAAAAACTCAACCTTGaaacagtaaaaaaaataaagaactaTACCATTGTGCAAATTAACACGAAAGACAAAATCTTGAAACAATAAAaccattaaaaaaaaactatatcaaTATACCATAAAATCATACAAATTAACAAAAAAGATTTAATATTgaaactataaatatataaaaaaacataccattatacaaatcaacaaaaaaaGGACTCAAATCTTGAACCTACAGAAAGACATAAAGCAATACCTTTATACAAATTAACAAAAAGACTCAATCTTGAACCTAAAGAAACACACAAAAAGCAATAGCAACAAACGATATAACaaaaaagattcaatctttacaCTAAAACAACAATCAAGAACCACTTACCGTTTGGGCTGGTGGTGGCGCAACCACCTCCGCCGCCCCAGCCTCCGTCGCCGCCGCCATCACTGATTGATCTGTAAGAAACTAATCAAAAACCCCACCATAACACACACGCAGAAACAACACTCAAAATTGTTAAAACACAAGGATCTAATTAAAGAAAGATGGATCATACCTGAGAGAGCTGAGAGAAGTGGGAGAGATTGAAGCTTTCTTGATTTGGGTTACTCTCTCTCTAGAATCTAGGGTTTTGCAGCGAGAGAGAGGGGGCTTGTGGATCTTGAAAACTGGGGGTGTGTGGAAGGTGATTGTGTAAGTATAATTTACTTTTGACtgatgtgtgtttatatatagatGCTCTGTCTCTGTGTCTATTGTTTCCTGTACAGAATAGGTATTTGTGTTGAATTCGCATTTTGTTGAAAATacagataaaaatataattaacgttattaaatatttttatattattataaattaatacagtATAAAAAAGCCATCAAAATGTTACGACATAAAGTGAATCCATGATTCAtgacataaatatttgattctaTTTGTTTGTTACTTGTAACTATAAGTGAATCAAATTTCACTAGGAATATGAAAAAGTATTTGGACAACgaatattatttttgtcatgAATGTTATTAGTTTTTGGAATAATGAATGTTATAAGTTGATTACATACTTGTGCAGTATAatagtttttaaatttcaaatttttaataggTAAAGTgtcatattttgaataaattaatattattggtTAACATGAAGGTGAATATTTGAACTTCATCATTTAAAGAAATGTATCATAATAAATTATTGAAGGTGGCAGGTGTTTTTTTATGATCCATTGTGATTAACTATTTATGAAATGGCTTTTCACTTAAGcacatcaaaaaataaaaatttatagagATGCCAAAAAGAAtttgctaaataaaaatataatttttgtatttaacaTTCAAGAACCTCGACTTGAATTAAATGAGCCAAcaaagtattttttatttttgtcattaAACTTTCATGATAatcaattatatcaaaatacAATATTGAAATgagattatttttttcataGATTAAAATCTTTCGTCTAATAAAAGGCATGAATAGATCTCTCACAAAAGtttagataaaaaaatcttaatGTCTAAAAATAATGttcgaaagaaaaaaaatttgtgaaTTAAGAAATGAAAAGAGGAATTTTATCCAGAAAATCTACCGACTAATCAAAGATAATGCAGAGATGATCccaaaaatttagataataaaatattaatgactAAAACGAAAACTTAGTTAAAAAACACAAGATCcgcataaaaaaataaaataaaatggaaaCAAAAAAAGGAAGGGCcgaaacaaaattatttaaatgacACAATCGCTAATTATTTATAAGATAAAATCGTCATATACGATCAAAATATCATGAACTATGACATTCATTCGAAAAGAACATGATATTTTAAATGATACACAAAGACATTGATACAATTTGAAACATGTCAATTATTCATGAATATAttagttaataatattttaaattttagattatAGAATGCAATTGTTGTAGGATGACGTCCCAAATCATATACCCtaatatctaaaatttatattagattGTTCCTAGCTTGCTTGACTGTGGAGGCTCgacttttatatatacatatgtgataataatatttaaataaaattttaaatgtaaaaatgtgaaataagaattataatacaaaatcactCACAAACACCCACTAACATTATGCCCACTTACATACACAGCTATTTGTCGATGTCCCGAAGCTTAGCTTATTTGTCGATGGAACTAGCAAGTATATGTATACAATCTACTGATTTTTTAAGCGATGTAACAGCCTTTGTCATTGCAAAATTTAAGATAAGCAATTTTCGATAGAGAAGGCTATAATAATAAGTCGATTATGAAGTAGAGTAAAAATAacacaaaattcaaaatcaaagtAGCTGACTACTATATGTTAAGTTCCATTAAACCAAATGGATCATACAGCAAGAATACAGAACAAATTGATTAAACAACAAAATGAAAGCATCTAGTTCTTGGCACTTTACAAAATTGTAAAGACAATCAAAAATCTGTAATCTAATTGTTACACATTTAATACTGTTGtaaataacaaattatatcAAACACGAGGACGAGGCAGGCTGACTAGAAGATGCCCATTCCAAACACTGCATAGAACAGAAACCAATAATCAGATACTCGCTCCTTTTACGTGATGTCGAGTGTTTAAATATTTGTCGGAGACAGGGTGTGTACCTTTTTACGTAGTAATAACAAAAGTCCGCCAAGATGAAAGTTTGAACAATTTCGGTTAGCAGGACCATCGGAAGCCAAAAATATCCGCTTCCCAGCAAGTACAGATACTTTCCGGCAGTATCATAAACCTGCATTCGATAGCAAATTGACACGGATTTGATAAACATTTGAAGCAATAGTTTGAATGATCAGATTATGATTAAGCAATGCAGATGAATTTTACCGAGATCATCCAATGGGCGGATCCCATAAATTGAGCAATGCCTAGTGCAAACACGTAATGGGTAGTAAATGGTTCAAGCACCTGTATGGCGATATTAGAGTGAGTTGATTTAGTACTGTTTATAGTTCATGGTACGAAACATATGAATGTTGTAGTGCTGCAGATGGGAACGTACCCTTATTTTTTGCATCATCAGAAGCTGTGGCAGCACGGAAATAGACTCGAGGTACACCCAGAAAGCCCACAGAATTCGACTAAATAGGTAATGATTTGTATACGGATGCACAAGTATGCTTAGCACAACACAAGGCAACAACTGCAGACCAAATATATTGAGTAGATTCAGTTGAGACACATATGATCAGTTCGAAACAACATTGCAGACATAGTTTGAATATCAGTAAGATTGTGTTTGAgaacatgtatttcatttcaaatgacatgatttgaggTCTCGTTTCAGTTTCTCAGTTTTATACTGGTATTTGAATGtcctggatttcaaatgaaatttaaatccaacttttatttatatccaaacatgtcatttgatcaaatccaggaTTTCAAACAGGGTATAAGGTAAAACAAGAATGCAGAGTTTCCGGAAAAAGAGCAAAGGAAGGATCTTTACCACATAGGCATGGGGGAAGTTGTCTAGCTCAGCCATGTAAGTAGACTGCAGCTTAAACCTCATCATGTAAATAACCCACATTGTGAAAACAAGTGTTATCGAATCAAGAAGGGTGTGAATGTCGCCTTCCATGAAAAAACTACAACCCAATCGTACAGCTGTGAAAATCGCGGTAAGCTCCTGAGTCTTCAGTGACAGGCCTGAGCAATTTTTTTTCGTGTTGAGCTTGTAAATCAAAACCAGAATACCAGCAGCATGAATCGTTTCAGAGGCGATAAAGAAGTGATTATGATCCTCGATGAACATATTAAGCACCACCAATGTGGAAATCATAAAAGTTAATCCTATAATTATTTTCACCCTCGTCGGCTGCCTTCTCAGCCATACAAACCATTTATTCAACTCAGATAATTCCCTCTTTCTCCCCATTATGTTATATACCCACACAAAAACACTCGATCACTTAAATGTGCGTGTATAAAAAAATCACCAGACAATCGGATAACCAGTCTGAGACTACGTTAAACGGGCTCAAAGCAACGAATGCTTTGTACCTCTCCTCGCCTCCTCCAATCTGCCTCTCTGGTTAGAGAGATTTAGACAGAGAAAGGGGTCGAAGGAGAGCGAGAACCAAAGGAATATTGCTTCAAGGGAGCGCGTAAGCTTAAGCTTTGTGTTTGATAAAAATTGTGCAAATTATCTTGGAGGATGATGAGAGTTtaaatgcaattttttttttctttttttagcgAAATTCATTAGAACCATACAGTTACGTGCCTGATTCTGAAATTCACTGCATGTTTTTCTGTccttacatttttttttcttgcctCTTCTCCATTCTTTCTTTTCTAACACTATTCTTGGAGGGTCCATGAGAGTATACGTCCAACGTACACATTTTAGGTCCTTTTCGAGCTATTTTTGACCAGACATTGATTCATCAGGCCTAGGTTAATATCAGCTTGTTCAGAATTAATAGACCAGAGCTTAATTTGATTACGGTATTTTGATTTCAGAAGAGATTGGTTCAGGTTCAgcacaatcaatccaacaaaacttaagagcaagtccaatgctagatgctatatatctattgctattgctataatatagcaccaaaaaacactttttggtgctaaaataaaacttgcactctaatgctaagttctataactagtttcaaatttaaccaattcatcaacttttacctaacttttatatagaaccaactcattaacttttacataactcattaactcattaactagtttccaatttctagttattgatgatgtggcaacatggatggatc of Daucus carota subsp. sativus chromosome 3, DH1 v3.0, whole genome shotgun sequence contains these proteins:
- the LOC108213801 gene encoding uncharacterized protein LOC108213801, with translation MGRKRELSELNKWFVWLRRQPTRVKIIIGLTFMISTLVVLNMFIEDHNHFFIASETIHAAGILVLIYKLNTKKNCSGLSLKTQELTAIFTAVRLGCSFFMEGDIHTLLDSITLVFTMWVIYMMRFKLQSTYMAELDNFPHAYVLLPCVVLSILVHPYTNHYLFSRILWAFWVYLESISVLPQLLMMQKIRVLEPFTTHYVFALGIAQFMGSAHWMISVYDTAGKYLYLLGSGYFWLPMVLLTEIVQTFILADFCYYYVKSVWNGHLLVSLPRPRV